The proteins below come from a single Hyperolius riggenbachi isolate aHypRig1 chromosome 8, aHypRig1.pri, whole genome shotgun sequence genomic window:
- the DAXX gene encoding death domain-associated protein 6 isoform X1: MADEHDIIVLDDDDDDGHEDGPSHISERRKTPPRLAVPKQEPQGSAQKASTSSQNGNSQREENQKLFEEIVEFSTKLTAEHPSVIPFLHKRFSNANPSYLASVEFRNTLGHCHTRIKNKPSKVFVYINDLCTALKSRTTKRKLKLNKLASVPTAPQPSVDEAEYTNETAELQEQVEEKKGASKRQIRYLENLLRIYSQEIMKLQEKELTLEEMEDEDSTYMQECRLKRKLVRIFEKLCELKQCSSSTGRVIEQRIAYQGTRYQEINRRLEKFINKTRDEFPDYNDVFKVVQKANDKHSLGLTRKQLQSIAQYTFRDLGNKLQQRRRLDMVYNFGCHLTDSYKKGYDPAEHDSSLARRLRDNRNTSEHRLEDIIKKYADMQDDGEDVERKRGKTRELRSSAGNKGTPSHDSGEEEEEEEAAAAEEEDEESEESEVDIEEELQKSEQAVDDDGEDIPAEEGNDTDQKMEETSETSEPQNLSPGNAEGENVEDCEEYGEGEVMEDEGEDGEEPESSPGSTSLSPEKDSPSAFQESDPDVGSCPSPDQDTNSPAVVQIMEEATEQERDNITDCVVCEESNAGNETKDQLEDSGLEEDVAESRGEEAETGDVPYVEDITSTNNEQGSKTCTSTKTESLITDESPLLRHRESLMAQKESPLTKPKEVKVNRLDKFISKLTGSVCKDTVKKKAMQREAASSDSDQECSTLGNNETTSSGSSPKSYAKEQSSNGKLVCVDTPKNSWDSVRKIAFRQGQDAEEGTDVFHLSSCKDSPDSDTSNGVHRASVRPTTPVNRLKRKNRDTSKNSGMVIKVEEERTSSRKRKGIAQRWTENGRTECNGRQHGEDQSQQNAKRAKVDCSSYTRLASNSEAGSDNEHDITLDLMVTCSPPQTPPKPTIRHNKLDVSTQCDPDEVIVLSD; the protein is encoded by the exons ATGGCGGATGAGCATGATATCATAGTGCTGGACGACGACGACGATGATGGCCATGAAGATGGACCATCGCATATCTCTGAAAGGCGTAAAACTCCACCTAGACTGGCAGTTCCCAAGCAGGAGCCCCAGGGCAGTGCACAGAAAGCCAGCACCAGCAGCCAGAATGGCAACTCGCAAAGAGAAGAGAACCAgaagctgtttgaggag ATTGTGGAATTCTCCACCAAGTTGACTGCCGAACATCCATCAGTCATCCCCTTCCTACATAAACGTTTCTCTAATGCCAACCCCTCCTACCTTGCTTCTGTTGAGTTCAGGAACACCCTGGGCCATTGTCACACCCGGATAAAAAACAAGCCATCGAAAGTCTTCGTTTACATAAACGACCTTTGTACAGCACTTAAGTCGCGCACGACTAAGAGGAAATTGAAACTAAACAAACTGGCCTCCGTACCGACTGCCCCTCAGCCCTCCGTGGACGAGGCTGAATACACAAATGAAACCGCAGAGCTGCAAGAGCAGGTGGAGGAAAAGAAAGGAGCTTCCAAGCGCCAGATCCGGTACCTGGAGAACCTGTTGCGAATTTACTCTCAGGAGATCATGAAGTTACAAGAGAAGGAGTTGACTTTAGAGGAAATGGAAGACGAGGACTCTACCTACATGCAGGAATGCCGGTTAAAGCGCAAGCTGGTGCGCATCTTCGAAAAGCTGTGCGAGCTAAAGCAGTGCTCCAGCAGCACCGGCCGGGTTATCGAACAACGCATCGCATACCAGGGCACCCGCTACCAGGAGATTAACCGCCGCCTGGAAAAGTTCATCAATAAAACCAGGGACGAGTTCCCGGACTACAACGACGTGTTTAAGGTGGTCCAGAAAGCCAACGACAAGCATAGTCTGGGACTCACGCGCAAGCAGCTGCAAAGCATTGCGCAGTACACCTTTAGGGATCTTGGCAACAAGCTGCAACAAAGGAGACGCTTAGATATGGTGTATAACTTTGGGTGTCACCTGACTGATTCCTATAAGAAAG GTTATGACCCAGCTGAGCACGACTCGTCCTTGGCGCGACGCCTCCGGGACAATCGCAACACGTCAGAGCATCGTCTGGAGGACATCATCAAGAAGTATGCAGACATGCAGGATGACGGGGAAGACGTGGAGAGGAAGAGAGGAAAGACAAGGGAGCTTAGG AGTTCTGCAGGAAACAAAGGCACGCCCTCTCATgactctggggaggaggaggaggaagaggaggcggcagcagcggaagaagaggatgaAGAGTCGGAAGAGTCTGAAGTTGATATTGAGGAGGAGTTGCAGAAGAGTGAGCAGGCAGTCGATGATGATGGAG AAGACATCCCTGCTGAAGAAGGGAATGACACCGATCAAAAGATGGAGGAGACATCTGAGACCTCCGAGCCTCAGAACCTTTCTCCTGGCAATGCAGAAGGTGAAAACGTTGAAGACTGTGAGGAGTATGGAGAAGGGGAGGTGATGGAGGATGAGGGTGAAGATGGTGAAGAACCGGAATCATCTCCAGGTTCTACATCTCTGTCTCCTGAGAAGGACAGCCCCAGTGCATTCCAAGAATCTGACCCAGACGTAGGCAGTTGTCCTTCTCCTGACCAAGATACCAACAGCCCAGCTGTTGTACAGATAATGGAGGAAGccacagaacaagaaagggataaTATAACCGATTGTGTCGTCTGTGAGGAGTCAAATGCTGGGAATGAAACTAAAGATCAGCTGGAGGATAGTGGTCTTGAAGAAGACGTTGCAGAaagcagaggagaggaggcagaaacAGGAGATGTGCCTTACGTAGAGGATATAACGTCTACCAACAACGAACAGGGTTCAAAGACTTGTACAAGCACAAAAACTGAATCTCTAATAACTGATGAGAGCCCATTGCTAAGACACAGAGAGAGCTTGATGGCACAAAAGGAGAGCCCTTTGACCAAGCCAAAGGAGGTGAAGGTCAACAGATTAGACAAATTCATCAGCAAACTTACAGGATCTGTCTGCAAGGATACCGTCAAGAAGAAAGCAATGCAACGAGAGGCCGCATCCTCGGACAGTGACCAAGAATGTTCCACACTTGGGAATAATGAAACCACCTCTTCAGGGAGCTCACCCAAGTCATACGCCAAGGAACAGAGCAGTAATGGGAAGTTGGTCTGTGTAGATACTCCTAAAAACAGCTGGGACTCTGTACGCAAGATTGCCTTCAGACAAGGGCAAGACGCAGAAGAAGGCACAGATGTCTTTCACTTGAGTAGTTGTAAAGATAGCCCTGACAGCGATACTAGCAATGGAGTTCACAGAGCCTCAGTAAGGCCAACAACTCCTGTTAATCGCTTAAAGCGAAAAAACAGGGACACGTCCAAGAACTCTGGTATGGTAATAAAGGTGGAGGAAGAGAGAACATCGAGCAGAAAGAGAAAGGGcattgcacagaggtggactgagaATGGCAGAACAGAGTGCAATGGGAGGCAACATGGGGAAGATCAAAGCCAACAAAACGCCAAGAGAGCCAAAGTTGACTG cagttcttATACTCGTCTCGCAAGCAACTCAGAGGCTGGCAGTGATAATGAGCACGACATAACTCTGGACCTGATGGTAACCTGCAGCCCACCTCAGACTCCGCCCAAGCCCACCATCCGGCATAATAAG
- the DAXX gene encoding death domain-associated protein 6 isoform X2, translating to MADEHDIIVLDDDDDDGHEDGPSHISERRKTPPRLAVPKQEPQGSAQKASTSSQNGNSQREENQKLFEEIVEFSTKLTAEHPSVIPFLHKRFSNANPSYLASVEFRNTLGHCHTRIKNKPSKVFVYINDLCTALKSRTTKRKLKLNKLASVPTAPQPSVDEAEYTNETAELQEQVEEKKGASKRQIRYLENLLRIYSQEIMKLQEKELTLEEMEDEDSTYMQECRLKRKLVRIFEKLCELKQCSSSTGRVIEQRIAYQGTRYQEINRRLEKFINKTRDEFPDYNDVFKVVQKANDKHSLGLTRKQLQSIAQYTFRDLGNKLQQRRRLDMVYNFGCHLTDSYKKGYDPAEHDSSLARRLRDNRNTSEHRLEDIIKKYADMQDDGEDVERKRGKTRELRSSAGNKGTPSHDSGEEEEEEEAAAAEEEDEESEESEVDIEEELQKSEQAVDDDGEDIPAEEGNDTDQKMEETSETSEPQNLSPGNAEGENVEDCEEYGEGEVMEDEGEDGEEPESSPGSTSLSPEKDSPSAFQESDPDVGSCPSPDQDTNSPAVVQIMEEATEQERDNITDCVVCEESNAGNETKDQLEDSGLEEDVAESRGEEAETGDVPYVEDITSTNNEQGSKTCTSTKTESLITDESPLLRHRESLMAQKESPLTKPKEVKVNRLDKFISKLTGSVCKDTVKKKAMQREAASSDSDQECSTLGNNETTSSGSSPKSYAKEQSSNGKLVCVDTPKNSWDSVRKIAFRQGQDAEEGTDVFHLSSCKDSPDSDTSNGVHRASVRPTTPVNRLKRKNRDTSKNSGMVIKVEEERTSSRKRKGIAQRWTENGRTECNGRQHGEDQSQQNAKRAKVDCSYTRLASNSEAGSDNEHDITLDLMVTCSPPQTPPKPTIRHNKLDVSTQCDPDEVIVLSD from the exons ATGGCGGATGAGCATGATATCATAGTGCTGGACGACGACGACGATGATGGCCATGAAGATGGACCATCGCATATCTCTGAAAGGCGTAAAACTCCACCTAGACTGGCAGTTCCCAAGCAGGAGCCCCAGGGCAGTGCACAGAAAGCCAGCACCAGCAGCCAGAATGGCAACTCGCAAAGAGAAGAGAACCAgaagctgtttgaggag ATTGTGGAATTCTCCACCAAGTTGACTGCCGAACATCCATCAGTCATCCCCTTCCTACATAAACGTTTCTCTAATGCCAACCCCTCCTACCTTGCTTCTGTTGAGTTCAGGAACACCCTGGGCCATTGTCACACCCGGATAAAAAACAAGCCATCGAAAGTCTTCGTTTACATAAACGACCTTTGTACAGCACTTAAGTCGCGCACGACTAAGAGGAAATTGAAACTAAACAAACTGGCCTCCGTACCGACTGCCCCTCAGCCCTCCGTGGACGAGGCTGAATACACAAATGAAACCGCAGAGCTGCAAGAGCAGGTGGAGGAAAAGAAAGGAGCTTCCAAGCGCCAGATCCGGTACCTGGAGAACCTGTTGCGAATTTACTCTCAGGAGATCATGAAGTTACAAGAGAAGGAGTTGACTTTAGAGGAAATGGAAGACGAGGACTCTACCTACATGCAGGAATGCCGGTTAAAGCGCAAGCTGGTGCGCATCTTCGAAAAGCTGTGCGAGCTAAAGCAGTGCTCCAGCAGCACCGGCCGGGTTATCGAACAACGCATCGCATACCAGGGCACCCGCTACCAGGAGATTAACCGCCGCCTGGAAAAGTTCATCAATAAAACCAGGGACGAGTTCCCGGACTACAACGACGTGTTTAAGGTGGTCCAGAAAGCCAACGACAAGCATAGTCTGGGACTCACGCGCAAGCAGCTGCAAAGCATTGCGCAGTACACCTTTAGGGATCTTGGCAACAAGCTGCAACAAAGGAGACGCTTAGATATGGTGTATAACTTTGGGTGTCACCTGACTGATTCCTATAAGAAAG GTTATGACCCAGCTGAGCACGACTCGTCCTTGGCGCGACGCCTCCGGGACAATCGCAACACGTCAGAGCATCGTCTGGAGGACATCATCAAGAAGTATGCAGACATGCAGGATGACGGGGAAGACGTGGAGAGGAAGAGAGGAAAGACAAGGGAGCTTAGG AGTTCTGCAGGAAACAAAGGCACGCCCTCTCATgactctggggaggaggaggaggaagaggaggcggcagcagcggaagaagaggatgaAGAGTCGGAAGAGTCTGAAGTTGATATTGAGGAGGAGTTGCAGAAGAGTGAGCAGGCAGTCGATGATGATGGAG AAGACATCCCTGCTGAAGAAGGGAATGACACCGATCAAAAGATGGAGGAGACATCTGAGACCTCCGAGCCTCAGAACCTTTCTCCTGGCAATGCAGAAGGTGAAAACGTTGAAGACTGTGAGGAGTATGGAGAAGGGGAGGTGATGGAGGATGAGGGTGAAGATGGTGAAGAACCGGAATCATCTCCAGGTTCTACATCTCTGTCTCCTGAGAAGGACAGCCCCAGTGCATTCCAAGAATCTGACCCAGACGTAGGCAGTTGTCCTTCTCCTGACCAAGATACCAACAGCCCAGCTGTTGTACAGATAATGGAGGAAGccacagaacaagaaagggataaTATAACCGATTGTGTCGTCTGTGAGGAGTCAAATGCTGGGAATGAAACTAAAGATCAGCTGGAGGATAGTGGTCTTGAAGAAGACGTTGCAGAaagcagaggagaggaggcagaaacAGGAGATGTGCCTTACGTAGAGGATATAACGTCTACCAACAACGAACAGGGTTCAAAGACTTGTACAAGCACAAAAACTGAATCTCTAATAACTGATGAGAGCCCATTGCTAAGACACAGAGAGAGCTTGATGGCACAAAAGGAGAGCCCTTTGACCAAGCCAAAGGAGGTGAAGGTCAACAGATTAGACAAATTCATCAGCAAACTTACAGGATCTGTCTGCAAGGATACCGTCAAGAAGAAAGCAATGCAACGAGAGGCCGCATCCTCGGACAGTGACCAAGAATGTTCCACACTTGGGAATAATGAAACCACCTCTTCAGGGAGCTCACCCAAGTCATACGCCAAGGAACAGAGCAGTAATGGGAAGTTGGTCTGTGTAGATACTCCTAAAAACAGCTGGGACTCTGTACGCAAGATTGCCTTCAGACAAGGGCAAGACGCAGAAGAAGGCACAGATGTCTTTCACTTGAGTAGTTGTAAAGATAGCCCTGACAGCGATACTAGCAATGGAGTTCACAGAGCCTCAGTAAGGCCAACAACTCCTGTTAATCGCTTAAAGCGAAAAAACAGGGACACGTCCAAGAACTCTGGTATGGTAATAAAGGTGGAGGAAGAGAGAACATCGAGCAGAAAGAGAAAGGGcattgcacagaggtggactgagaATGGCAGAACAGAGTGCAATGGGAGGCAACATGGGGAAGATCAAAGCCAACAAAACGCCAAGAGAGCCAAAGTTGACTG ttcttATACTCGTCTCGCAAGCAACTCAGAGGCTGGCAGTGATAATGAGCACGACATAACTCTGGACCTGATGGTAACCTGCAGCCCACCTCAGACTCCGCCCAAGCCCACCATCCGGCATAATAAG